Proteins encoded together in one Pontiella desulfatans window:
- a CDS encoding sulfatase-like hydrolase/transferase, translating into MIWRRNVTAHLKETVLAAGLLALVGSAFAERAKPNVIFIKTDDQRFDSLGMTGHPVTKTPHIDQLAKEGVFFENAFITSPICGPSRANFMTGQWERKNRLGFYYTSKNAMAYEVFDNSWLMRLKAAGYFTGYIGKNHVTVGENKEKNRYMMENIDFCYMRSGHLGFDLHSKKEFQNLKNSSQVEGLYEATEVFMRSGKGKDYFFENADASMKDFLHLRDPARPFCLSINFNLPHEASIGGMGKKETDPDMYRELYNEVRDQQPLPINYPNPVSLPKEVFRQDELMGYYQNLNEKNLVEKKTRMSRAVTAIDSFVGKLRADLEALGVADNTILVLASDHGLLLGEHGLGGKTFLYEESIRIPLVFYSPHFPGTLRGKTVSELVVGQDVPATILELCRLPVPDTYQGRSMVPLMAGQKTEWRKEVFCENLFTDQGYPRMEAVRGTEWKYIRYFSKENDRKQYLPDASINGEEPIHEELFNLKDDPHELRNLAANPEYANVLNAHRKRCQELVVELAQ; encoded by the coding sequence ATGATTTGGAGGCGGAACGTGACGGCTCATTTGAAGGAAACGGTTTTGGCGGCTGGCCTCTTGGCCCTGGTGGGTTCCGCGTTTGCGGAACGGGCGAAGCCCAACGTGATCTTCATCAAGACCGACGACCAGCGGTTCGATTCGCTGGGCATGACAGGCCATCCCGTCACGAAGACGCCGCATATCGACCAGCTCGCGAAGGAGGGGGTCTTTTTCGAAAATGCCTTCATCACCAGCCCGATCTGCGGGCCGAGCCGGGCGAATTTCATGACGGGGCAGTGGGAGCGCAAGAACCGGCTGGGATTTTATTATACATCCAAAAATGCCATGGCGTATGAGGTGTTTGATAACAGCTGGCTCATGCGCCTGAAAGCCGCCGGCTACTTCACCGGCTACATCGGCAAGAACCATGTGACGGTGGGCGAGAATAAAGAAAAAAACCGCTACATGATGGAGAACATCGATTTCTGCTACATGCGCTCCGGCCATCTGGGCTTCGACCTGCATAGCAAGAAGGAGTTCCAGAACCTCAAGAACTCCAGCCAGGTGGAAGGCCTCTATGAGGCCACCGAGGTTTTCATGCGTTCCGGCAAGGGGAAGGACTATTTTTTCGAGAATGCGGATGCTTCGATGAAGGACTTTCTCCACCTGCGCGACCCCGCCCGCCCGTTCTGCCTTTCGATCAACTTCAACCTGCCGCACGAAGCCAGCATCGGGGGGATGGGGAAGAAGGAGACGGATCCCGACATGTATCGGGAGCTCTACAACGAGGTGCGGGATCAACAGCCGCTGCCGATCAACTATCCCAATCCCGTCTCGCTTCCGAAGGAGGTCTTCAGGCAGGACGAGTTGATGGGCTACTACCAGAACCTGAATGAGAAGAACCTCGTCGAGAAGAAAACCCGCATGTCGCGCGCGGTGACGGCCATCGACAGCTTCGTCGGGAAACTCCGCGCCGACCTGGAGGCCTTGGGCGTGGCCGATAACACGATCCTGGTTTTGGCCTCGGACCACGGGTTGCTGCTGGGCGAACACGGGCTCGGCGGCAAAACCTTCCTATATGAGGAGTCGATCCGTATCCCGCTGGTTTTTTATTCCCCGCATTTTCCCGGAACCCTTCGCGGGAAAACCGTCAGCGAGCTGGTGGTGGGGCAGGATGTTCCGGCCACCATCCTGGAGCTGTGCCGTCTGCCGGTGCCCGACACCTACCAGGGGCGGAGCATGGTGCCGCTGATGGCCGGCCAGAAAACCGAGTGGCGCAAGGAGGTATTCTGCGAAAACCTCTTCACCGACCAGGGCTATCCGCGCATGGAAGCCGTGCGCGGAACCGAATGGAAATATATCCGTTATTTCTCGAAGGAGAACGACCGGAAACAATATTTGCCCGATGCGTCGATCAACGGCGAAGAGCCGATCCATGAGGAGCTCTTCAATCTGAAGGACGATCCGCACGAGCTGCGGAACCTCGCGGCGAATCCCGAATATGCCAACGTGCTCAACGCCCATCGCAAGCGCTGCCAGGAGTTGGTCGTGGAGCTGGCCCAATAG
- a CDS encoding response regulator → MNRKIKIMLVEDNPEYRRVIEIALKRDDGLELVNQSGTAERALRSLQDMSTRNVPDLILLDLNLPGMSGLEALPHFAKAVPDSSIIVLTQSDNEADVLKAISLGAKGYLLKSATVQQIKDGIKTVVEGGSSLSPAVACFILNKLKTKLSQNQKGDLLSERELETLKLLGDGLQKKEIADQLGISTFTVATHIRHIYEKLEVPNAPAAVNRAHRLGLFPKDD, encoded by the coding sequence ATGAACCGCAAAATAAAAATCATGCTGGTCGAGGATAATCCCGAATACCGCCGCGTGATCGAAATCGCACTCAAACGGGACGATGGGCTGGAACTGGTTAACCAATCCGGCACCGCCGAACGCGCGTTGCGCAGCCTCCAGGACATGTCGACCCGCAACGTGCCCGACCTGATCTTGCTCGATCTTAACCTTCCGGGCATGTCTGGCCTCGAAGCGCTGCCCCACTTTGCGAAGGCCGTTCCCGACTCCAGCATCATCGTGCTGACCCAGTCGGACAACGAAGCCGACGTCCTGAAAGCCATATCGCTCGGCGCCAAGGGCTACCTGCTCAAATCGGCCACCGTGCAACAGATCAAGGACGGCATCAAAACCGTGGTGGAAGGAGGCTCTTCGCTCTCCCCGGCCGTGGCGTGTTTCATCCTAAACAAGCTGAAGACCAAACTTTCGCAGAACCAAAAGGGCGATCTGCTCTCTGAGCGTGAACTCGAAACACTCAAGCTGCTCGGCGACGGGCTTCAGAAAAAGGAGATCGCCGACCAGCTCGGCATCAGCACGTTCACCGTGGCCACCCACATCCGGCACATCTATGAAAAGCTCGAAGTCCCCAACGCCCCCGCCGCCGTCAACCGCGCCCACCGCCTCGGCCTCTTCCCGAAAGACGACTGA
- a CDS encoding sensor histidine kinase has protein sequence MCRIFTICIAALLAGILPGRATPLATRSLSQLEQRLVEIDAELGQLAHYSLRSGIGSIGFRSIPHETANQTEWIEIQLDQETPLDEIVLVPTIRRDTQEGFQADGFPDEFRILAGTADHLSGTVLGEYRSADGILPREAPLVIPAKGILASWIRIEATRLSQRAFDGKHVFQLSEVLLFSGGENMALRQPVKVSSNHPERADSAWNVRYLVDGHTPYLMDAAQGLQSVAYASPSGKQPVLALDLGESVPLSRIHLHALEQSDTVPQAFAGDLGIPKNLRIEGANQPDFSDAIPLLETRQESVNDTGPIMMWRIPETPCRHIRIFDATPNTLDPASNTSRIGFAEIELFSKGRNVALGKTVKNDLPPRGRALSALTDGRNFYGNILPVRDWLNELARRHALETERPLVVEQLNLRYARQKATLHRMSWLAALLVAAVAFTILIDRMLRLHQIARIRERFAADLHDELGANLHAIGLLGDLAKDAVHSPDELIETVDEIRALTERSGAAARHCADMQQADIFGKLPDDMRRTARRIMADVEYTISIEGEAMLEKLKPRTKADLFLFYKESLVNISRHSGATKVAIELNANREAIHLTITDNGLGLEGDIPSSLKRRARLLGGHVTTSTSESGGTCIALKLKPIKFRFRN, from the coding sequence ATGTGCAGAATATTCACCATTTGCATCGCAGCCCTGCTGGCCGGAATCCTTCCGGGCAGGGCCACCCCGCTTGCAACACGCTCCCTGAGCCAGCTCGAACAGCGGCTCGTGGAGATCGATGCCGAGCTCGGGCAGCTGGCCCACTACAGCCTGCGCAGCGGCATCGGCTCCATTGGCTTCCGCTCCATCCCGCACGAAACCGCCAACCAGACCGAGTGGATTGAAATCCAACTGGACCAGGAAACCCCGCTCGACGAAATCGTGCTAGTGCCTACCATACGGCGCGATACACAGGAAGGATTCCAGGCGGACGGCTTTCCCGATGAATTTCGCATTCTAGCCGGAACCGCCGACCATCTCTCCGGAACCGTGCTTGGGGAATACCGCTCCGCCGACGGCATCCTGCCTCGCGAGGCTCCCTTGGTCATTCCTGCCAAGGGCATCCTGGCATCATGGATCCGGATCGAAGCGACCCGCCTCTCCCAACGCGCTTTTGACGGAAAACATGTGTTCCAGCTCTCGGAAGTCCTGCTCTTCAGCGGCGGGGAAAACATGGCACTGCGCCAACCGGTCAAGGTTTCCTCCAACCACCCGGAACGAGCCGACAGCGCATGGAATGTCCGCTATCTTGTCGATGGACATACGCCCTATCTGATGGATGCCGCCCAAGGCCTCCAAAGCGTCGCCTATGCCAGCCCGTCCGGCAAACAGCCGGTACTGGCGCTCGATCTGGGGGAATCCGTTCCCCTCTCCCGCATCCACCTGCACGCACTGGAGCAGAGCGACACCGTTCCCCAGGCCTTTGCCGGCGACCTGGGCATTCCCAAAAACCTGCGCATCGAGGGCGCCAACCAGCCCGACTTTTCGGACGCAATCCCTCTGCTCGAAACCCGGCAGGAAAGCGTCAACGACACGGGGCCGATCATGATGTGGCGCATCCCCGAAACCCCCTGCCGCCATATCCGGATTTTCGATGCAACCCCCAACACCCTGGATCCTGCATCCAACACCTCCCGCATCGGCTTTGCCGAAATCGAGCTTTTTTCCAAGGGCCGGAACGTGGCGCTGGGCAAAACCGTCAAGAACGACCTGCCACCCAGAGGCCGGGCGCTTTCCGCGCTAACGGATGGCCGCAACTTCTATGGCAACATCCTGCCCGTCCGAGACTGGCTGAACGAACTGGCCCGGCGGCATGCCCTTGAAACCGAGCGCCCGCTCGTGGTTGAGCAGTTGAATCTCCGGTATGCGCGGCAAAAAGCCACCTTGCATCGGATGAGCTGGTTGGCCGCCCTGCTCGTCGCCGCCGTCGCCTTCACCATCCTCATCGACCGCATGCTCCGGCTCCACCAGATCGCCCGTATCCGCGAGCGCTTCGCCGCCGACCTGCACGACGAACTCGGCGCCAACCTCCACGCCATCGGCCTCCTCGGCGACCTGGCCAAGGATGCCGTGCATTCGCCCGACGAGCTCATTGAAACCGTCGATGAAATCCGCGCGCTCACCGAACGCAGCGGCGCCGCCGCGCGCCATTGCGCCGACATGCAGCAGGCCGACATCTTCGGCAAACTGCCCGACGACATGCGGCGCACCGCCCGCCGCATCATGGCCGATGTTGAATACACGATTTCCATCGAAGGCGAAGCGATGCTGGAAAAGCTTAAGCCGCGCACCAAGGCCGACCTTTTCCTGTTCTACAAGGAAAGCCTCGTCAACATCAGCCGCCATTCCGGCGCCACAAAAGTTGCCATTGAACTGAACGCGAACCGGGAGGCAATCCATTTAACCATCACCGACAACGGGCTTGGCCTTGAGGGGGATATCCCCTCGTCATTGAAACGCCGCGCCCGCCTGTTGGGTGGCCATGTAACCACATCAACATCGGAATCGGGCGGCACCTGCATTGCCCTAAAACTAAAACCGATAAAATTCAGGTTCAGGAATTGA